In one Streptomyces sp. NBC_01288 genomic region, the following are encoded:
- the nirB gene encoding nitrite reductase large subunit NirB yields the protein MTSNPRVVPTVPTIVLVGHGMVGQRFLEALAERGLTATHRVVVLCEEPRPAYDRVQLTSYFSGRTPEELSLTDPEFIADHGIELHVGDPAETIDRAARTVTARSGLTVEYDTLVLATGSYPFVPPVPGKDSDGCFVYRTIEDLLAIEAYARSRATTGAVVGGGLLGLEAAGALKGLGLTTHIVEFAPRLMPVQVDEGGGAALLRTIEDMGLTVHTGTGTQEILADADGAVTGMKLSDGSQLATDIVVFSAGVRPRDQLARTSGLSVGERGGIAVDEQCRTVTDPQVFAIGECALAADGRVYGLVAPGYEQAETAAATIARDESAFTGADLSTKLKLLGVDVASFGDAHGATADCLDVVYSDARAGTYKKLVIGRGGELLGGILVGDADAYGTLRAFTGSVPPVSPEQLVLPAGSGGAVQLGPSALPDAAVICSCHNVSKGAIRGAVTEHSCTSVSEVKKCTKAGTGCGSCVKVLGQLVTAELEANGVEVDKGLCGCFAQTREELYEIALALRINSYQEMLDRYGRESARGGDGCEICKPTVASVIASLAPTIGASGYVLDGEQAALQDSNDHFLANLQKNGSYSVVPRIPGGEITPAKLIVIGEVARDFGLYTKITGGQRIDLFGARVEQLPLIWARLVDAGFESGHAYGKALRTVKSCVGQTWCRYGVQDSVRMAIDLELRYRGLRSPHKLKSAVSGCARECAEAQSKDFGIIATATGWNLYVGGNGGATPRHADLLAKDLSDAELVRLIDRFLMFYIRTADRLERTSVWLERIPGGLDHVRDVVVADSLGICGELESLMAAHVAGYRDEWATTINDPEKLARFVSFVNAPDTPDPVVGFVPEREQIKPDLPLLTIGMRPQQPADVLEGSAQR from the coding sequence ATGACCTCGAATCCGCGTGTGGTGCCCACCGTGCCCACCATCGTGCTCGTCGGCCACGGCATGGTCGGTCAGCGCTTCCTCGAAGCGCTCGCCGAGCGCGGCCTGACCGCCACGCACCGTGTGGTCGTCCTGTGCGAGGAACCGCGTCCGGCCTACGACCGCGTCCAGCTCACCTCGTACTTCTCGGGCCGCACACCCGAGGAACTCTCGCTCACGGACCCGGAGTTCATCGCGGACCACGGGATCGAGCTGCACGTCGGCGACCCGGCGGAGACGATCGACCGCGCGGCGAGAACCGTAACCGCCCGCTCCGGCCTGACAGTCGAGTACGACACGCTCGTCCTCGCCACCGGCTCGTATCCGTTCGTGCCGCCCGTTCCGGGCAAGGACTCCGACGGCTGTTTCGTCTACCGCACGATCGAGGACCTGCTCGCGATCGAGGCGTACGCCAGGTCGCGGGCCACGACGGGTGCCGTGGTCGGTGGTGGGCTGCTCGGTCTTGAGGCGGCCGGGGCGCTCAAGGGGCTCGGACTGACCACGCACATCGTGGAGTTCGCGCCGCGGTTGATGCCGGTGCAGGTCGACGAGGGCGGGGGCGCGGCCCTGCTGCGCACCATCGAGGACATGGGCCTGACCGTCCACACGGGGACCGGTACGCAGGAGATCCTCGCCGACGCGGACGGCGCCGTCACCGGCATGAAGCTGTCCGACGGCTCCCAACTCGCCACGGACATCGTGGTGTTCAGCGCAGGTGTCCGCCCCCGCGACCAACTCGCCCGCACCTCGGGCCTGTCGGTCGGTGAGCGCGGCGGCATCGCGGTCGACGAGCAGTGCCGTACGGTCACCGACCCGCAGGTGTTCGCGATCGGCGAGTGCGCGCTGGCGGCGGACGGCCGGGTGTACGGGCTGGTGGCGCCCGGTTACGAGCAGGCGGAGACGGCCGCCGCGACCATCGCGCGGGACGAATCCGCCTTCACCGGCGCGGACTTGTCGACCAAGCTGAAGCTGCTCGGCGTGGACGTGGCGTCCTTCGGTGACGCGCACGGCGCCACCGCGGACTGCCTCGACGTCGTCTACTCCGACGCGCGGGCGGGGACGTACAAGAAGCTGGTGATCGGGCGGGGCGGCGAGCTGCTGGGCGGCATCCTGGTCGGCGACGCGGACGCGTACGGCACGCTGCGCGCGTTCACCGGGTCCGTACCGCCCGTCTCCCCCGAGCAGTTGGTGCTGCCGGCCGGTTCCGGGGGCGCCGTCCAGCTCGGGCCGTCCGCGCTGCCCGACGCGGCCGTCATCTGCTCGTGCCACAACGTCAGCAAGGGCGCGATCCGCGGGGCGGTCACCGAACACTCCTGCACGAGCGTGTCCGAGGTGAAGAAGTGCACCAAGGCCGGTACCGGCTGCGGGAGTTGCGTCAAGGTGCTCGGCCAGCTGGTCACCGCCGAGCTGGAGGCGAACGGCGTCGAGGTCGACAAGGGTCTGTGCGGCTGCTTCGCGCAGACCCGCGAGGAGTTGTACGAGATCGCCCTCGCGCTGCGGATCAACTCCTACCAGGAGATGCTGGATCGCTACGGCCGTGAGAGCGCCCGCGGTGGCGACGGCTGCGAGATCTGCAAGCCGACGGTCGCCTCGGTCATCGCGTCCCTCGCCCCGACGATCGGCGCGAGCGGCTATGTCCTGGACGGCGAACAGGCGGCCCTCCAGGACAGCAACGACCACTTCCTCGCCAACTTGCAGAAGAACGGCTCGTATTCGGTCGTGCCGCGCATCCCCGGCGGCGAGATCACCCCCGCGAAACTCATCGTGATCGGTGAGGTGGCCCGCGACTTCGGCCTCTACACGAAGATCACCGGCGGCCAGCGCATCGATCTGTTCGGCGCGCGGGTGGAGCAACTCCCGCTGATCTGGGCCCGGTTGGTGGACGCCGGTTTCGAGTCCGGGCACGCGTACGGAAAAGCGCTGCGCACCGTCAAGTCCTGTGTGGGGCAGACCTGGTGCCGTTACGGCGTCCAGGACTCGGTCCGGATGGCGATCGACCTGGAGCTGCGCTACCGGGGTCTGCGCTCCCCGCACAAGCTCAAGTCGGCGGTCTCCGGCTGCGCCCGCGAGTGCGCCGAGGCCCAGTCGAAGGACTTCGGGATCATCGCTACCGCCACCGGCTGGAACCTCTACGTCGGCGGCAACGGCGGCGCGACTCCGCGTCACGCGGACCTGCTCGCCAAGGACCTGTCCGATGCCGAACTGGTGCGCCTGATCGACCGGTTCCTCATGTTCTACATCCGTACGGCCGACCGGCTGGAGCGCACGAGCGTGTGGCTGGAGCGGATTCCGGGCGGCCTCGACCACGTACGGGACGTGGTCGTGGCGGACTCCCTCGGTATCTGCGGGGAGTTGGAGTCGCTGATGGCCGCACATGTCGCCGGGTACCGCGACGAGTGGGCCACGACCATCAACGACCCGGAGAAACTGGCCCGGTTCGTGTCCTTCGTGAACGCGCCCGACACCCCGGACCCGGTCGTCGGCTTCGTCCCCGAGCGCGAACAGATCAAGCCCGACCTGCCGTTGCTGACGATCGGCATGCGGCCGCAGCAGCCCGCAGACGTCCTGGAAGGAAGCGCCCAGCGATGA
- a CDS encoding sensor histidine kinase: MPSLRSRPHSRLWSRLRTRAVATFGRRALAAVLYGVIALPLALVGFFLTLVGLAFGGALSVTTLGLWLLAVTVRGALALGALQRGLARRLLGLEIEQPSAGDGDGGKGVLGWRRGILLDRTGWRAVGCALLTPFTAVFAYVAVVIGYIYGALFTLHPLLKRWNYNTVHSTDGTTHPVSLEFFGYQLDSWPRWLIPFTAGLLLLAVAPLLLRYALGPHRALLTVLLGPDAATRRIRTLEETRARAVDDAAATLRRIERDLHDGTQARLVALAMHLTLIRELVTAGADPDRVLTAVETAQGNATQAITDLRHLVKGIHPPVLDEGLHAALTTLAADSALPVTLTTDIGTRPTPAVETIAYFCAAELLANATKHAHATSAAVDVTARDGLLRLCVTDDGQGGAKIGAGSGLTGLLARARTVDGTLTCDSPPGGPTVVTVELPHT, encoded by the coding sequence ATGCCGAGCCTCCGCTCCCGTCCCCACTCCCGCCTCTGGTCCCGCCTCCGCACCCGCGCCGTCGCCACCTTCGGCCGTCGCGCCCTGGCCGCCGTCCTCTACGGCGTGATCGCCCTCCCGCTCGCCCTCGTCGGCTTCTTCCTCACGCTCGTCGGGCTGGCGTTCGGCGGCGCGCTGTCGGTGACCACGCTCGGCCTGTGGCTGCTGGCGGTCACCGTGCGCGGCGCGCTGGCGCTGGGCGCGCTGCAACGGGGCCTCGCCCGACGGCTGCTCGGCCTGGAGATCGAGCAGCCCAGCGCGGGGGACGGGGACGGGGGCAAGGGGGTGCTCGGCTGGCGTCGCGGCATCCTGCTCGACCGAACCGGCTGGCGGGCCGTCGGCTGCGCCCTGTTGACACCGTTCACAGCCGTTTTCGCATACGTCGCCGTCGTCATCGGCTACATCTACGGCGCCCTGTTCACACTGCACCCGCTGCTCAAGCGCTGGAACTACAACACGGTTCACAGCACCGACGGCACGACGCACCCCGTGTCACTGGAGTTCTTCGGTTACCAGCTCGACTCCTGGCCACGCTGGTTGATTCCGTTCACAGCCGGATTGCTGTTGCTGGCCGTCGCACCCCTTCTCCTCCGTTACGCCCTCGGCCCGCACCGCGCCCTGTTGACCGTGCTGCTCGGCCCCGACGCCGCGACCCGCCGTATCCGCACCCTGGAGGAGACCCGCGCCCGAGCCGTCGACGACGCCGCCGCCACCCTCCGCCGTATCGAACGCGACCTGCACGACGGAACCCAGGCCCGCCTGGTGGCCCTGGCCATGCACCTCACCCTGATCCGCGAACTGGTCACCGCCGGCGCCGACCCCGACCGCGTCCTCACCGCCGTCGAAACCGCCCAGGGCAACGCCACCCAGGCCATCACCGACCTGCGCCACCTGGTCAAGGGCATCCACCCGCCCGTGCTCGACGAGGGTCTGCACGCCGCCCTCACCACCCTCGCCGCCGACAGCGCCCTCCCCGTCACCCTCACCACCGACATCGGCACCCGCCCCACTCCGGCCGTCGAGACCATCGCCTACTTCTGCGCCGCCGAACTCCTCGCCAACGCCACGAAACACGCCCACGCCACGTCCGCCGCCGTCGACGTCACCGCCCGCGACGGCCTCCTGCGCCTGTGCGTCACCGACGACGGACAGGGCGGCGCGAAGATCGGCGCGGGCTCCGGCCTGACCGGCCTCCTCGCCCGCGCCCGCACGGTCGACGGCACACTGACCTGCGACAGCCCGCCCGGAGGCCCTACGGTGGTCACGGTCGAACTGCCCCACACGTGA
- a CDS encoding response regulator transcription factor — MRVVIAEDSALLRDGLVQLLQLRGVEVVAGVGDAEALLTAVAEHAPDVAVVDIRLPPTQTDEGVRAAVQLRDRHPATGVLLFSQYVETTHAAQLLGNPAGFGYLLKERVVDIGEFVGALERVAAGGTALDPEVVAQLFGAARRSTALDTLTPREREVLALMAEGRTNHAIATAFTVSERAVEKHVANIFAKLDLPPSDTGNRRVLAVLRYLENGR; from the coding sequence ATGCGCGTCGTCATCGCCGAGGACTCGGCCCTCCTGCGCGACGGCCTGGTCCAACTGCTCCAGCTACGGGGCGTGGAAGTCGTCGCAGGGGTAGGCGACGCCGAAGCGCTCCTCACCGCGGTCGCCGAGCACGCCCCGGACGTAGCCGTCGTAGACATCCGCCTCCCACCCACCCAGACGGACGAGGGCGTACGAGCAGCCGTACAACTACGCGACCGGCACCCCGCGACCGGCGTGCTGCTGTTCTCGCAGTACGTAGAGACGACCCACGCGGCCCAACTCCTCGGCAACCCGGCCGGGTTCGGGTATCTCCTCAAGGAACGGGTCGTGGACATCGGGGAGTTCGTCGGCGCGCTGGAACGCGTCGCGGCCGGCGGCACCGCGCTCGACCCCGAGGTGGTGGCCCAACTCTTCGGCGCCGCCCGCCGATCCACCGCCCTCGACACCCTCACCCCGCGCGAACGCGAGGTCCTCGCCCTGATGGCGGAGGGCCGCACGAACCACGCGATCGCCACCGCGTTCACGGTCTCCGAACGAGCTGTGGAGAAGCACGTGGCGAACATCTTCGCGAAGCTGGACCTGCCACCCTCGGACACGGGAAACCGCCGGGTGCTGGCGGTACTTCGGTACCTGGAGAACGGCCGCTGA
- a CDS encoding class F sortase, whose amino-acid sequence MRRGYGTTAIGAVTVVSLCAGAWLLSGGSDTNAPPQPSAAEARPDPAVGRTAARALPPSPPDRIRIPAIHVNAPLMGLKLTSTGSLDVPPAAKKNLAGWYEAGTTPGETGTAVVAGHVDNADGPAVFYDLGALKKGNTIELDRLDGSVALFTVDAVEVYQASRFPDQKVYGAARRPELRVITCGGGYSRATGYQGNVVVFAHLSGSR is encoded by the coding sequence ATGCGTCGTGGATACGGCACTACCGCGATAGGGGCCGTCACCGTGGTCTCCCTGTGCGCGGGCGCGTGGCTGTTGAGCGGCGGTTCCGATACGAACGCCCCGCCGCAGCCGTCCGCCGCCGAGGCCCGGCCCGATCCGGCCGTCGGGCGCACCGCGGCCCGTGCGCTGCCGCCGTCGCCGCCCGACCGCATCCGGATCCCGGCCATCCATGTGAACGCCCCGCTGATGGGCCTCAAGCTGACCAGCACCGGAAGCCTGGACGTGCCCCCGGCCGCGAAGAAGAACCTCGCCGGCTGGTACGAGGCCGGGACCACCCCCGGTGAGACCGGAACTGCGGTCGTCGCGGGGCATGTCGACAACGCCGACGGGCCTGCCGTCTTCTACGACCTCGGTGCCCTGAAGAAGGGCAACACGATCGAGCTGGACCGGTTGGACGGGAGCGTCGCGCTGTTCACGGTGGACGCGGTCGAGGTGTATCAGGCGAGCCGCTTTCCGGATCAGAAGGTGTACGGGGCGGCTCGGCGGCCGGAGTTGAGGGTGATCACGTGCGGGGGCGGGTATTCGCGGGCGACGGGGTATCAGGGGAATGTGGTGGTGTTCGCGCACCTGAGTGGGAGCCGGTAG
- a CDS encoding NADPH-dependent FMN reductase yields the protein MDITTAPLAVTVVIGSNRHGRFGPVVADWLLAHVRDHPELTLQVVDVAETGHLPTTLAPTPEATAALADITPKLAGADAFVVLTPEYNHSYPAGLKNLIDWHFTEWRAKAVALVSYGGLAGGLRAVEHLRQVFAELHAVTVRDTVSFHNAGTSFDDDGRLKDPTAPDAAAKAMLDQLVWWGRALKEARQVRPLI from the coding sequence ATGGACATCACCACCGCTCCCCTGGCCGTCACCGTCGTGATCGGCAGCAACCGGCACGGCCGCTTCGGCCCGGTCGTCGCCGACTGGCTCCTCGCCCACGTCCGCGACCACCCCGAGCTCACCCTCCAGGTCGTCGACGTGGCCGAGACCGGCCACCTGCCCACGACCCTCGCCCCGACCCCGGAGGCGACGGCCGCACTCGCCGACATCACCCCCAAGCTGGCCGGCGCGGACGCCTTCGTCGTCCTCACCCCCGAGTACAACCACTCCTACCCGGCCGGCCTCAAGAACCTGATCGACTGGCACTTCACCGAGTGGCGCGCCAAGGCCGTCGCCCTCGTCTCCTACGGCGGCCTCGCGGGCGGCCTGCGCGCGGTGGAACACCTGCGCCAGGTCTTCGCCGAACTCCACGCCGTGACGGTCCGCGACACCGTCTCCTTCCACAACGCGGGCACGTCCTTCGACGACGACGGCCGCCTCAAGGACCCCACGGCCCCGGACGCGGCGGCGAAGGCGATGCTCGACCAACTGGTGTGGTGGGGACGGGCGTTGAAGGAGGCGCGCCAGGTGCGGCCGTTGATCTGA
- a CDS encoding hemopexin repeat-containing protein, with product MSVDRAYFTVGATVSTYDIDADAADPAQNRQLGVAWGGLPAGWEEGIDAAVDLGQSHLYVFRGAEYVRIPFATQTVDDGYPLTTRDNWTGLSFDTVDAVMNWSDGKLYFFSGPRYVRYDIAADRQDPGYPKPIADGWTGVTADWIGDGIDGALNPGNGRAYLFKGTEYVAVDWHTKTQEDGYPLTITDQWPGLTGPYEAIWSNAATVPPTGGGGSSKGAQFRLSYGEFATASETATGVPALVTLGQAALESGWGTAAPGNNFFGIKAKATDPPETRQLLRTQEVLDRPDVQFPEVVSVTRRPDGKYLYVVRDWFRVYATPEESFTAHGNYLRSNARYAPAFEHTDDPYAFARAVADAGYATATNYYDSLASVMRNIEAAA from the coding sequence ATGAGTGTGGACAGGGCGTACTTCACCGTCGGGGCCACCGTGTCCACGTACGACATCGACGCGGACGCGGCCGATCCGGCACAGAACCGGCAACTCGGCGTGGCCTGGGGCGGGTTGCCGGCCGGCTGGGAGGAGGGCATCGACGCGGCGGTCGACCTGGGCCAGTCCCACCTGTACGTCTTCCGGGGCGCGGAGTACGTCCGTATCCCGTTCGCCACCCAGACCGTGGACGACGGCTACCCGCTCACCACCCGCGACAACTGGACGGGCCTCTCCTTCGACACCGTCGACGCGGTCATGAACTGGTCCGACGGAAAGCTCTACTTCTTCAGCGGCCCGCGGTACGTCCGCTACGACATCGCCGCCGACCGCCAGGACCCCGGTTACCCCAAGCCGATCGCCGACGGCTGGACGGGCGTCACCGCCGACTGGATCGGTGACGGCATCGACGGAGCGCTCAACCCCGGCAACGGACGCGCGTACCTCTTCAAGGGCACCGAGTACGTGGCCGTCGACTGGCACACCAAGACCCAGGAGGACGGCTACCCGCTCACCATCACCGACCAGTGGCCCGGCCTGACCGGCCCCTACGAAGCGATCTGGTCGAACGCGGCCACGGTCCCACCGACCGGGGGCGGCGGCTCGTCCAAGGGGGCCCAATTCCGGCTGTCCTACGGCGAGTTCGCCACCGCCAGTGAAACCGCGACCGGTGTTCCCGCGCTGGTCACGCTCGGCCAGGCGGCGCTGGAATCCGGCTGGGGCACGGCAGCCCCCGGCAACAACTTCTTCGGCATCAAGGCGAAGGCGACCGACCCACCGGAGACCCGCCAACTCCTCAGGACCCAGGAGGTGTTGGACCGCCCCGACGTGCAGTTCCCGGAGGTCGTCTCGGTGACGCGGCGCCCCGACGGCAAGTACCTGTACGTCGTCCGCGACTGGTTCCGCGTGTACGCGACCCCCGAGGAGTCCTTCACGGCCCACGGCAACTACCTCCGGAGCAACGCCCGTTACGCGCCCGCGTTCGAGCACACCGACGACCCGTACGCCTTCGCGCGGGCGGTCGCGGACGCGGGCTACGCGACCGCGACGAACTACTACGACTCCCTCGCGTCGGTGATGCGGAACATCGAGGCCGCTGCCTGA
- a CDS encoding TetR/AcrR family transcriptional regulator, protein MPPRTKQNPIPSVWAREQRPADQPALSRDAIVREAIAMLDADGIEALSMRKLGARLNAGATSLYRHVATKDELMELAVDEVAAEIHVPAADATDWRAAVAEAAASFRTTALRHRWLSSVLGQAGLAYLGPNLMSFTERLAALFTTVGFPEPSGAIDAVLSYTIGMSTTEAAWLTTVAQSGESEAGFIARLMPAAQQAAAGHAHLAGSYAESTVTSTDPVALRDGKFAYGLDVVLDGLSLRLAR, encoded by the coding sequence ATGCCCCCCAGGACCAAGCAGAACCCCATCCCCTCCGTGTGGGCCCGTGAGCAGCGCCCGGCCGACCAGCCCGCGCTCAGCCGCGACGCGATCGTCCGCGAGGCGATCGCGATGCTGGACGCCGACGGCATCGAGGCGCTGAGCATGCGCAAGCTCGGCGCCCGCCTCAACGCCGGCGCGACCTCCCTCTATCGGCATGTCGCGACCAAGGACGAGCTGATGGAACTGGCCGTCGACGAGGTCGCCGCCGAGATCCACGTCCCGGCCGCGGACGCCACCGACTGGCGCGCCGCCGTCGCCGAGGCCGCCGCGTCGTTCCGTACGACCGCGCTACGGCACCGCTGGCTGTCCTCGGTCCTCGGTCAGGCCGGGCTCGCCTACCTCGGCCCGAACCTCATGTCCTTCACCGAACGGCTCGCCGCGCTGTTCACCACTGTCGGATTCCCCGAACCGAGCGGCGCCATCGACGCCGTGCTGTCGTACACGATCGGTATGAGCACGACCGAGGCCGCCTGGCTGACCACGGTCGCGCAGTCCGGCGAGAGCGAGGCCGGGTTCATCGCCCGTCTGATGCCGGCCGCGCAGCAGGCCGCCGCCGGTCATGCCCATCTCGCCGGTTCCTACGCCGAGTCGACCGTCACGAGCACCGATCCGGTGGCCCTGCGCGACGGCAAGTTCGCCTACGGCCTGGATGTCGTCCTGGATGGGCTGTCGCTGCGGCTGGCGCGTTAG
- a CDS encoding MFS transporter, with product METRNPRRWWILVVLCLSSLVLVVDSMALTVAVPSMTASIGASAQDTQWILDSYILVFAGLLLTSGSLGDRFGRRKVMLIGLVLFGAASLAATFCTNPGEVIAVRVAMGVGGALIMPSTLSILITVFDAEERGRAMAAWGSVSMLALVGSPVLGGVLIDHFSWHSIFFLNVPVVALALVAGVTLMPESKGPWQKPDPLGAVLSAVGMTALIWWIIEIPQHGAFTGRGLVTLAVAVVGLAGFVIWENVTPTPMVPLVLFKHRDFSGGSLSLTLVQIGNGGLLLVLTQYLQFVLGYSPVKAGLAFVPLAVTALVGNAAGAKFTARYGHRYLILAGMLVMASSFVLLTTVTADTGFTIPAVALGLLGLGAGLAMPAAVGALMGTIPEDKAGVGSALNDTIQQAGTALGIAILGSLLSSGFADEMPSGTPDEARHSIGGALAAAHGDAGLVRAAREAFTQAMSTTFMVSAVGVVAAGVLAAVVMRDGKPGEPATEAQEGSAERELAA from the coding sequence ATGGAAACCCGAAACCCCCGGCGCTGGTGGATCCTCGTTGTGCTGTGCCTCAGCTCGTTGGTGCTGGTGGTCGACAGCATGGCGCTGACCGTGGCGGTCCCGTCGATGACCGCGAGCATCGGGGCGAGCGCCCAGGACACCCAGTGGATCCTCGACTCCTACATCCTGGTCTTCGCCGGCCTGCTGCTGACCTCCGGCAGCCTCGGCGACCGCTTCGGCCGCCGGAAGGTGATGCTGATCGGGCTGGTGCTGTTCGGAGCGGCGTCACTGGCGGCGACGTTCTGCACGAACCCCGGTGAGGTGATCGCCGTACGGGTGGCGATGGGGGTGGGCGGCGCGCTGATCATGCCGTCGACGCTCTCGATCCTCATCACGGTCTTCGACGCGGAGGAACGCGGCAGGGCGATGGCGGCCTGGGGGTCGGTGTCGATGCTCGCGCTGGTCGGCAGCCCGGTGCTCGGCGGCGTACTGATCGACCACTTCTCGTGGCACTCCATCTTCTTCCTCAACGTCCCGGTCGTAGCGCTCGCGTTGGTGGCCGGTGTGACGCTGATGCCCGAGTCCAAGGGCCCCTGGCAGAAGCCGGATCCGCTGGGCGCGGTGCTGTCGGCGGTCGGTATGACGGCGCTGATCTGGTGGATCATCGAGATCCCGCAGCACGGCGCGTTCACGGGCCGCGGCCTGGTCACCCTCGCGGTGGCGGTGGTGGGGCTGGCCGGATTCGTGATCTGGGAGAACGTCACACCGACCCCGATGGTCCCGCTGGTCCTCTTCAAGCACCGTGATTTCAGCGGCGGTTCGCTCTCCCTGACCCTGGTCCAGATAGGCAACGGCGGCCTGCTGCTGGTCCTCACCCAGTACCTTCAGTTCGTCCTCGGCTACTCACCGGTCAAGGCGGGCCTGGCCTTCGTCCCGCTGGCGGTCACCGCGCTGGTCGGCAACGCGGCCGGTGCCAAGTTCACGGCGAGGTACGGCCATCGGTACCTGATCCTGGCGGGCATGCTGGTGATGGCGTCGTCCTTCGTCCTGCTGACGACGGTCACGGCGGACACCGGCTTCACTATCCCTGCGGTGGCCCTCGGCCTCCTCGGCCTGGGCGCGGGCCTCGCGATGCCGGCGGCGGTGGGCGCCCTCATGGGCACGATCCCGGAGGACAAGGCGGGCGTCGGCTCCGCCCTCAACGACACGATCCAGCAAGCCGGTACGGCCCTCGGCATCGCGATCCTCGGCTCCCTCCTGTCGAGCGGCTTCGCCGACGAGATGCCCTCCGGTACGCCCGATGAGGCCCGCCACTCGATCGGCGGGGCGCTGGCCGCGGCACACGGGGACGCGGGGCTGGTCCGGGCGGCTCGGGAGGCGTTCACGCAGGCCATGTCAACGACCTTCATGGTGAGCGCGGTCGGGGTGGTGGCGGCCGGGGTGCTGGCGGCGGTGGTGATGCGGGACGGGAAGCCGGGGGAGCCGGCGACCGAGGCTCAAGAGGGGTCGGCTGAGCGGGAGTTGGCCGCCTGA
- a CDS encoding LysR family transcriptional regulator, with translation MDVDLRKLRYFLAVAEELHFGRAAERLHITQPVLSRQIRVLESELGVDVFMRDRRSTVLTPAGEQLVRDAGPLLASADALLRRVRAASESVTRLTIGFMPGITLTPVVRLLRERHPGLDVRMLRTGWHDQVDVLHDARADVGIVRLPIDPAGLEIRPLYTEPRLVMVASSHPLAGKETVRVADLAADHLLQDPDAVPEWRDIAVELRTGERRPVPAIHSVEEKLELVAGGQGIAVIPASTANFYTRPGVEAIPVDDLGPNHVAAAWPTGRTTGLVEEFVDAATTLLPEQEATTRVS, from the coding sequence ATGGACGTCGACCTGCGCAAGCTTCGCTACTTCCTCGCGGTGGCCGAGGAACTCCACTTCGGACGCGCCGCGGAGCGCCTGCACATCACCCAGCCCGTGCTCTCCCGCCAGATCCGGGTGCTCGAAAGCGAGCTGGGCGTGGACGTGTTCATGCGCGACCGCCGCAGCACCGTGCTCACACCGGCAGGCGAACAACTCGTCCGCGACGCCGGGCCTCTGCTGGCGAGCGCGGACGCACTGCTGCGGCGGGTACGCGCCGCGAGCGAGAGCGTCACCCGCCTCACGATCGGGTTCATGCCGGGCATCACGTTGACCCCCGTCGTTCGCCTGCTGCGCGAGCGCCACCCCGGGCTGGACGTACGGATGTTGCGCACCGGCTGGCACGACCAGGTGGACGTGCTCCACGACGCCCGCGCGGATGTCGGCATCGTCCGCCTGCCGATCGACCCGGCGGGCCTGGAGATCAGGCCGCTCTACACCGAACCGCGCCTCGTCATGGTGGCCTCGTCCCATCCCCTCGCCGGCAAGGAGACCGTGCGGGTCGCCGACCTGGCGGCCGATCACCTCCTCCAGGACCCCGACGCCGTCCCCGAATGGCGCGACATCGCGGTGGAACTGCGAACCGGTGAGCGCCGCCCGGTGCCGGCGATCCACAGCGTCGAGGAGAAACTCGAACTCGTCGCCGGCGGACAGGGGATCGCCGTGATCCCGGCGTCCACCGCGAACTTCTACACCCGGCCCGGCGTCGAGGCGATCCCGGTCGACGACCTCGGCCCCAACCATGTCGCGGCCGCCTGGCCCACCGGGCGAACCACCGGCCTGGTCGAGGAGTTCGTCGACGCGGCCACCACCCTGCTGCCCGAACAGGAGGCCACGACACGTGTTTCCTGA